Proteins encoded by one window of Kribbella italica:
- a CDS encoding glycoside hydrolase family 13 protein, with the protein MTTHAQETSAADWWRQAVVYQVYPRSFADSDGDGIGDLQGIISRVPYLTSLGIDAVWLSPFYPSALADGGYDVDDYRDVDPRLGTLADFDELVGTLHEHGIKLIVDIVPNHSSDRHEWFKEALAAPKHSPERDRYIFREGDGDQPPSDWDSVFGGSAWAQIHDGQWYLHLFAAEQPDLNWDNDEVREDFLKTLRFWSDRGVDGFRVDVAHALKKDLTEPLPSKTTLPRQSESNGVHPLWDRDDVHDIYVEWRKVLNEYDPPRSAVAEAFVPAARRARYASAAGLGQAFNFDLLQADWDFDRFRQVIKENLALADQNGSSSTWVFSNHDVVRHATRYGLPKDPDGAWQDGKAWLLSNGTEPTVDVEQGLRRARAAVLLMLALPGSAYLYQGEELGLQEVGELPAANLQDPAYFRSKGAEKGRDGCRVPLPWTVGGLSFGFGSGGSHLLQPKWFGGYSVEAQEGDPDSTLSLYRKALAVRRGLQTGEGLEWVEGVEWALHFRRPGGWQSITNFGAAPIELPEGAVVLSSAPLEGEKLPADTTAWLI; encoded by the coding sequence TTGACTACTCACGCGCAGGAGACGAGCGCTGCCGACTGGTGGCGGCAGGCGGTCGTCTACCAGGTCTACCCGCGCAGCTTCGCCGACTCCGACGGTGACGGCATCGGCGACCTGCAGGGGATCATCAGCCGGGTGCCGTACCTGACGTCGCTCGGTATCGACGCGGTCTGGCTGAGCCCGTTCTACCCCTCGGCCCTGGCCGACGGCGGGTACGACGTGGACGACTACCGCGACGTCGACCCGCGGCTCGGCACGCTCGCCGACTTCGACGAGCTGGTCGGCACGCTGCACGAGCACGGCATCAAGCTGATCGTCGACATCGTGCCGAACCACAGCTCCGACCGGCACGAGTGGTTCAAGGAGGCGCTGGCCGCGCCGAAGCACTCGCCCGAGCGCGACCGGTACATCTTCCGCGAGGGCGACGGCGACCAGCCGCCGTCGGACTGGGACTCGGTCTTCGGTGGGTCGGCGTGGGCGCAGATCCACGACGGCCAGTGGTACCTGCACCTGTTCGCCGCCGAGCAGCCCGACCTCAACTGGGACAACGACGAGGTCCGCGAGGACTTCCTGAAGACGCTGCGGTTCTGGTCCGACCGCGGGGTCGACGGGTTCCGCGTCGACGTCGCGCACGCGCTGAAGAAGGACCTGACCGAGCCGCTGCCGTCGAAGACCACGCTGCCCCGGCAGTCGGAGTCCAACGGCGTGCACCCGCTGTGGGACCGCGACGACGTGCATGACATCTACGTCGAGTGGCGCAAGGTCCTGAACGAGTACGACCCGCCGCGGTCGGCGGTCGCCGAGGCGTTCGTACCGGCCGCGCGTCGCGCGCGGTACGCGAGTGCCGCTGGGCTCGGCCAGGCGTTCAACTTCGACCTGCTGCAGGCCGACTGGGACTTCGACAGGTTCCGCCAGGTGATCAAGGAGAACCTCGCGCTGGCCGACCAGAACGGGTCGTCCTCGACGTGGGTGTTCTCCAACCACGACGTCGTCCGGCACGCCACGCGGTACGGGCTGCCCAAGGATCCTGACGGAGCCTGGCAGGACGGCAAGGCGTGGCTGCTGAGCAACGGCACCGAGCCGACCGTCGACGTCGAGCAGGGCCTGCGCCGCGCGCGGGCCGCCGTACTGCTGATGCTGGCGCTGCCCGGTTCGGCGTACCTGTACCAAGGTGAGGAGCTCGGACTGCAGGAGGTCGGCGAGCTGCCGGCGGCGAACCTGCAGGACCCGGCGTACTTCCGTTCCAAGGGTGCCGAGAAGGGCCGCGACGGCTGCCGCGTCCCGCTGCCCTGGACCGTCGGCGGCCTGTCCTTCGGCTTCGGCTCCGGCGGCTCGCACCTGCTCCAGCCCAAGTGGTTCGGCGGGTACTCGGTCGAGGCGCAGGAGGGCGACCCCGACTCGACCCTCAGCCTGTACCGCAAGGCCCTCGCCGTACGCCGGGGCCTGCAAACCGGCGAAGGCCTCGAATGGGTCGAGGGCGTCGAGTGGGCCCTCCACTTCCGCCGCCCCGGCGGCTGGCAGTCCATCACCAACTTCGGCGCCGCCCCCATCGAACTCCCCGAAGGAGCGGTCGTCCTCTCCAGCGCCCCACTGGAAGGCGAAAAGCTCCCCGCGGACACCACGGCCTGGCTGATCTGA
- a CDS encoding Nif3-like dinuclear metal center hexameric protein has product MATLGDVKAVLDRLYDPAWAESWDAVGLVTGDPEQPVGKVLFAVDPMRAVVDEAIDGGFDLIVSHHPLLLRGVNSVATTTPKGRVVHDLIRSGTALIVCHTNADNANPGVSDALARALSLQDTRPLKAMPSEAMDKLVVYVPVDETQAMIDALAAAGAGRIGDYDRAAWSTTGEGTFRPQRGANPTIGEVGAIEVVEESRVEMILPRHRRRAVVEAMRSTHSYEEPAYDVLELASTPSQRGGGRIGTLDEALSLREFAARVGRGLPRTEHGVRVSGDLDRSIKTVAVCGGAGDSELDRVRAADVDAYVTADLRHHPATEARAYADGPALVDVAHWASEWPWLADAERLLTAGLAEQGSTVDTHISTLRTDAWDLRLQPADADN; this is encoded by the coding sequence GTGGCGACGCTTGGTGATGTGAAGGCGGTACTGGATCGGTTGTACGACCCGGCGTGGGCGGAGAGTTGGGACGCCGTGGGGTTGGTGACGGGGGATCCGGAGCAGCCGGTGGGGAAGGTGTTGTTCGCCGTCGATCCGATGCGGGCGGTGGTGGACGAGGCGATCGACGGTGGGTTCGACCTGATCGTCAGTCATCATCCGTTGCTGCTGCGGGGAGTGAACAGCGTCGCCACGACGACCCCGAAGGGGCGGGTCGTGCACGACCTGATCCGGAGTGGGACGGCGCTGATCGTCTGTCACACCAATGCGGACAACGCGAATCCTGGGGTCAGTGACGCGCTGGCCAGAGCACTCAGTCTGCAAGACACCCGGCCGCTGAAGGCGATGCCGTCCGAGGCGATGGACAAGCTGGTCGTCTACGTGCCGGTCGACGAGACGCAGGCGATGATCGACGCGCTCGCCGCGGCGGGCGCCGGGCGGATCGGCGACTACGACCGCGCGGCCTGGTCGACCACCGGGGAAGGCACCTTCCGGCCGCAGCGCGGGGCCAACCCGACGATCGGCGAGGTCGGCGCGATCGAGGTCGTCGAGGAGTCCCGCGTCGAGATGATCCTCCCGCGCCACCGGCGGCGGGCAGTGGTCGAGGCGATGCGTTCGACGCACTCGTACGAGGAGCCCGCGTACGACGTACTGGAGCTGGCGTCGACCCCGAGCCAGCGAGGCGGTGGCCGGATCGGGACGCTCGACGAGGCGCTGTCGCTGCGTGAGTTCGCGGCGAGAGTCGGGCGAGGACTGCCGAGGACCGAGCACGGCGTACGGGTCTCGGGTGATCTCGACCGAAGCATCAAGACCGTCGCGGTCTGTGGTGGAGCGGGCGACTCCGAGCTCGACCGGGTCCGCGCGGCCGACGTCGACGCGTACGTCACGGCCGACCTCCGGCACCACCCCGCGACCGAGGCCCGCGCGTACGCCGATGGCCCGGCGCTGGTCGACGTCGCGCACTGGGCCAGCGAGTGGCCGTGGCTGGCCGACGCCGAACGACTCCTGACCGCGGGGTTGGCAGAGCAGGGCAGTACCGTGGACACTCACATCTCGACGCTCCGCACGGATGCCTGGGACCTTCGCCTCCAGCCCGCGGATGCTGACAACTGA
- a CDS encoding zinc ribbon domain-containing protein: MLDLQDLDLQLDVVATKRKALPEHQALVDLGAEKSVVDRELVGADTEVSDLRREQKKADSDVDQVRQRKNRNQQRIDSGQVTSPKDLENLQHEIGSLDRRISDLEDAELEVMEKLEAAEVVQAELQGRAEAFAGRQAELEGTRDAALKELDEQRATLGDQRSTVAAELPDDLVTTYQKLRERNGGIGAAPLVGKRCMGCRMELAPSDLSKLKAAAADVVQRCEECGRILVRTAESAV; this comes from the coding sequence TTGCTGGACCTGCAGGATCTCGACCTGCAGCTGGATGTGGTCGCGACCAAGCGCAAGGCCCTGCCCGAGCACCAGGCGCTGGTCGACCTGGGGGCCGAGAAGTCGGTCGTCGACCGCGAACTGGTCGGCGCCGACACCGAGGTGTCGGATCTGCGGCGCGAGCAGAAGAAGGCCGACAGCGACGTCGACCAGGTCCGGCAGCGCAAGAACCGCAACCAGCAGCGGATCGACTCCGGCCAGGTCACCTCGCCGAAGGACCTGGAGAACCTGCAGCACGAGATCGGTTCGCTCGACCGCCGGATCTCCGACCTGGAGGACGCCGAGCTCGAGGTGATGGAGAAGCTCGAGGCGGCCGAGGTCGTCCAGGCGGAGCTGCAGGGCCGGGCCGAGGCGTTCGCCGGCCGTCAGGCCGAGCTGGAGGGCACGCGCGACGCCGCGCTCAAGGAGCTCGACGAGCAGCGCGCGACGCTGGGCGACCAGCGGTCGACCGTCGCCGCCGAACTGCCCGACGACCTCGTCACGACGTACCAGAAGCTGCGCGAGCGCAACGGCGGGATCGGCGCCGCGCCGCTGGTCGGCAAGCGCTGCATGGGCTGCCGGATGGAGCTGGCGCCGTCGGACCTGAGCAAGCTCAAGGCGGCCGCGGCGGACGTCGTACAGCGCTGCGAGGAGTGCGGCCGGATCCTGGTTCGGACGGCGGAGAGCGCGGTATGA
- a CDS encoding bifunctional RNase H/acid phosphatase: MTYTHVIVEADGGSRGNPGPASYGALVRDPATGAVIAQAGVTIGVATNNVAEYSGLIAGLELAAEYAPDASIEVRMDSKLVVEQMAGRWKVKHPDMKPLAIKAQSLAPFGTEWTWVPRAQNAAADALANMALDGKPVPLKPAESSAAPVVTEVSELGKAMAGWGGVPAEAPTRLILLRHGETAHTVDKRFSGSGGDDPGLSEIGRRQAEAAAQYIAGPAGGEASADGAAGLGPIDAVISSPMLRTRQTAAAVAERLGLDVEVRDAWVECSFGDWDGHTFAEVQEKWPDALNAWLGSTTVAPPGGESFDACARRARTARDAVLTSYPGKTVVVVTHVTPIKLMVRGVLQAPMASLFRMELKPATVTEINWYADGLASLRSFNVVPPLV, translated from the coding sequence ATGACCTACACGCACGTCATCGTCGAGGCTGACGGTGGGTCCCGGGGCAACCCGGGGCCGGCGTCGTACGGCGCGCTGGTGCGGGACCCGGCCACCGGCGCGGTGATCGCGCAGGCCGGGGTGACGATCGGGGTCGCGACCAACAACGTCGCGGAGTACAGCGGTCTGATCGCCGGGCTGGAACTGGCCGCGGAGTACGCGCCGGACGCCTCGATCGAGGTCCGGATGGACTCCAAGCTGGTGGTCGAGCAGATGGCCGGGCGCTGGAAGGTCAAGCACCCGGACATGAAGCCGCTGGCGATCAAGGCACAGTCGCTGGCGCCGTTCGGGACCGAGTGGACCTGGGTCCCGCGGGCGCAGAACGCCGCCGCCGACGCGCTCGCGAACATGGCGCTCGACGGCAAGCCGGTCCCGCTGAAGCCGGCCGAGAGCTCGGCCGCGCCGGTGGTGACCGAGGTGTCGGAGCTCGGCAAGGCGATGGCCGGCTGGGGTGGCGTTCCGGCCGAGGCGCCGACGCGGCTGATCCTGCTGCGGCACGGCGAGACGGCGCACACGGTGGACAAGCGGTTCTCGGGGTCCGGCGGGGACGACCCGGGGCTGAGCGAGATCGGCCGCCGGCAGGCCGAGGCCGCGGCGCAGTACATCGCCGGGCCGGCAGGCGGCGAGGCCTCGGCCGACGGCGCAGCCGGGCTCGGGCCGATCGACGCGGTGATTTCTTCCCCCATGCTGCGGACCCGGCAGACCGCGGCCGCGGTGGCCGAGCGGCTCGGGCTCGACGTCGAGGTGCGGGACGCGTGGGTCGAGTGCTCGTTCGGCGACTGGGACGGGCACACGTTCGCCGAGGTGCAGGAGAAGTGGCCGGACGCGCTGAACGCCTGGCTCGGTTCGACCACGGTCGCGCCGCCCGGCGGCGAGTCGTTCGACGCGTGCGCGCGGCGGGCGCGGACCGCGCGGGACGCCGTCCTGACGTCGTACCCGGGCAAGACCGTCGTCGTGGTCACCCACGTGACGCCGATCAAGCTGATGGTGCGCGGCGTGCTGCAGGCGCCGATGGCGTCGCTGTTCCGGATGGAGCTGAAGCCCGCGACGGTGACCGAGATCAACTGGTACGCCGACGGCCTGGCCTCGTTGCGCAGCTTCAACGTCGTCCCGCCGCTAGTCTGA
- a CDS encoding RNB domain-containing ribonuclease gives MPLQKVHFAEDVPEVLRASLQTIRRELEVPAEFPPEVVAAALAAKDNPRLPDLDRTDLEFVTIDPPDSMDLDQALHIERAGDGYTVHYAIADVAAFVQPGDPIDIEARKRGETLYAPDKRTPLHPPELSEGAASLLPDAVRPALLWTITVDASGEGTDVVCERALVKSRAKLNYAGVQKDLDAGTASESLQLLREVGKLREQRELERGGVNLPIPDQEVVTHDGQWTLEFRAPLPVEGWNAQISLLTGMAAAHLMMYGEIGILRTLPESHDDLRRKLENTAKALGIEWPVGTSYAEFIHGLDPLVPAHAAMLAACTVLFRGAGYTSFSGGVPERPEHAAMKSEYAHVTAPLRRLVDRWTGEICVALCADAPVPDWVRESMDEIPKIMEECDRKAHAYERAIVSMVEAGLVHDQVGQTFDGVVVDVDERDPNRGVVTLSTLAVEGKVKSSSPLPLGQPVQVKLVEADITKRTIAFELA, from the coding sequence GTGCCGTTGCAGAAGGTGCATTTCGCCGAGGACGTGCCCGAGGTGCTCAGGGCCTCGCTGCAGACGATCCGCCGGGAGCTCGAGGTGCCGGCCGAGTTCCCGCCCGAGGTGGTCGCGGCGGCGCTGGCGGCGAAGGACAACCCACGGCTGCCCGACCTGGACCGGACCGACCTCGAGTTCGTCACCATCGACCCGCCGGACTCGATGGACCTCGACCAGGCCCTGCACATCGAACGCGCCGGCGACGGCTACACCGTGCACTACGCGATCGCGGACGTCGCGGCGTTCGTCCAGCCGGGCGACCCGATCGACATCGAGGCGCGCAAGCGCGGCGAGACGCTGTACGCGCCGGACAAGCGCACGCCGCTGCACCCGCCGGAGCTGTCCGAGGGCGCCGCGTCGCTGCTTCCGGACGCCGTACGGCCCGCGCTGCTGTGGACGATCACCGTCGACGCGTCCGGCGAGGGCACCGACGTCGTCTGCGAACGTGCGTTGGTGAAGTCGCGCGCGAAGCTCAACTACGCGGGCGTGCAGAAGGATCTCGATGCCGGGACGGCGTCGGAGTCGCTGCAGCTGCTGCGCGAGGTCGGCAAGCTCCGCGAGCAGCGCGAGCTCGAACGCGGCGGCGTCAACCTGCCGATCCCCGACCAAGAGGTCGTCACGCACGACGGCCAGTGGACGCTGGAGTTCCGCGCGCCGCTGCCGGTCGAGGGGTGGAACGCGCAGATCTCCCTGCTGACCGGGATGGCCGCCGCGCACCTGATGATGTACGGCGAGATCGGGATCCTGCGGACGCTGCCGGAGTCGCACGACGACCTGCGCCGCAAGCTGGAGAACACCGCGAAGGCGCTCGGGATCGAGTGGCCGGTCGGTACGTCGTACGCGGAGTTCATCCACGGGCTCGACCCGTTGGTGCCCGCGCACGCGGCGATGCTTGCCGCGTGCACCGTTCTGTTCCGCGGCGCGGGCTACACCTCCTTCTCCGGCGGGGTTCCGGAGCGGCCCGAGCACGCGGCGATGAAGTCGGAGTACGCGCACGTCACCGCGCCGCTGCGCCGGCTGGTCGACCGCTGGACCGGCGAGATCTGCGTCGCGCTGTGCGCCGACGCGCCGGTGCCGGACTGGGTGCGGGAGTCGATGGACGAGATCCCGAAGATCATGGAGGAGTGCGACCGCAAGGCGCACGCGTACGAGCGCGCGATCGTCTCGATGGTCGAGGCCGGGCTGGTCCACGACCAGGTCGGTCAGACGTTCGACGGGGTGGTCGTCGACGTCGACGAACGCGATCCGAATCGCGGGGTCGTCACCTTGTCGACGCTTGCCGTCGAGGGGAAGGTCAAGAGCTCCTCGCCGCTGCCGCTGGGACAGCCGGTGCAGGTCAAGCTCGTCGAGGCCGACATCACCAAGCGGACGATCGCGTTCGAGCTGGCCTGA
- a CDS encoding TetR/AcrR family transcriptional regulator: MPTTKPAPSAREQELLERAYSYSLTHGLADLSLRPLATAIGSSPRVLLFLFGSKDGLIRALLARARSDELALLEQLRYDEQPGLDVIGRELWTWLSAPERRPLMNLWVEAYGRSLVSPDGPWGDYARSTVDDWLELLEASQPDAASNHARARRTAVLALLRGALLDLLATGDLDRTTRAVEQHLTR, translated from the coding sequence GTGCCGACGACGAAGCCAGCCCCTTCCGCGCGGGAGCAGGAACTGCTCGAGCGCGCCTACAGCTACTCGCTCACCCACGGCCTCGCCGACCTCTCGCTGCGCCCGCTGGCGACCGCGATCGGGTCGAGCCCTCGCGTGCTGCTGTTCCTGTTCGGCAGCAAGGACGGCCTGATCCGCGCGCTGCTCGCGAGGGCACGCAGCGACGAGCTGGCCCTGCTCGAACAACTCCGGTACGACGAACAGCCCGGCCTCGACGTCATCGGCCGCGAACTGTGGACCTGGCTGTCCGCCCCCGAGCGCCGTCCGTTGATGAACCTCTGGGTCGAGGCCTACGGCCGTTCGCTGGTCTCCCCCGACGGCCCGTGGGGCGACTACGCGCGCAGTACCGTCGACGACTGGCTCGAGTTGCTCGAGGCATCACAACCCGATGCCGCGAGCAACCACGCCCGCGCGCGGCGGACCGCCGTACTGGCACTGCTCCGGGGCGCGCTGCTCGACCTGCTCGCCACCGGCGACCTCGACCGCACCACGCGCGCGGTCGAGCAGCACCTGACCCGCTAG